One Oncorhynchus clarkii lewisi isolate Uvic-CL-2024 chromosome 32, UVic_Ocla_1.0, whole genome shotgun sequence DNA window includes the following coding sequences:
- the LOC139392303 gene encoding chromatin target of PRMT1 protein-like isoform X1 yields the protein MSAPSSQKVVLKSTTKQSLNERFTTMLKNKAPTAVSVRATMQQQHMASARNRRLAQQMENRPSVQAALHHKQSLKQRLGKSNIQARLGRPIGALMRGGAGGRGFSIGGMRGMTRGGLRGRGRGGALRGAMALRGNRLVPGMGQMRGRGGPGRVAHRRGMRQRGGFAGRGGAFGRGVGVRGRGGLRGRGSFAGRGGGRGRGGARGGRGRGGGPGMTREQLDNQLDAYMSKTKGNLDAELDAYMAQADPEGME from the exons ATGAGTGCTCCCTCCTCCCAAAAAGTTGTGCTGAAAAGCACCACCAAGCAGTCCCTGAATGAGCG CTTCACTACCATGCTGAAGAACAAGGCGCCGACAGCGGTGAGTGTGCGAGCCACCATGCAGCAGCAACACATGGCCAGCGCCCGGAACCGTCGCCTCGCCCAGCAGATGGAGAACAGACCCTCTGTGCAGGCCGCCCTGCACCACAAGCAG AGCCTGAAGCAACGCCTGGGGAAGAGCAACATCCAGGCCAGGCTGGGCCGGCCCATCGGGGCCTTGATGCGGGGGGGTGCTGGAGGCCGGGGATTTTCCATTGGAGGGATGCGGGGGATGACCAGAGGGGGTCTGCGAGGCCGCGGCAGAGGAGGAGCCCTGAGGGGAGCTATGGCTCTGAGAG GGAATCGCCTTGTCCCAGGCATGGGCCAGATGCGTGGCAGAGGGGGTCCAGGCCGGGTGGCCCACCGTAGGGGGATGCGTCAGAGAGGAGGGTTTGCTGGTCGTGGAGGTGCCTTCGGAAGAGGAGTGGGAGTCAGGG GACGAGGCGGTCTGCGTGGGCGTGGTAGCTTTGCCGGCAGGGGTGGTGGCCGCGGTCGTGGGGGGGCAAGAGGAGGCCGGGGCAGGGGAGGTGGCCCAGGGATGACCCGCGAGCAGCTGGACAACCAGCTTGACGCCTACATGTCCAAGACCAAGGGCAACCTGGACGCTGAGCTGGATGCGTACATGGCCCAGGCTGACCCAGAGGGCATGGAGTGA
- the LOC139392303 gene encoding chromatin target of PRMT1 protein-like isoform X2, translating to MSAPSSQKVVLKSTTKQSLNERFTTMLKNKAPTAVSVRATMQQQHMASARNRRLAQQMENRPSVQAALHHKQSLKQRLGKSNIQARLGRPIGALMRGGAGGRGFSIGGMRGMTRGGLRGRGRGGALRGAMALRGMGQMRGRGGPGRVAHRRGMRQRGGFAGRGGAFGRGVGVRGRGGLRGRGSFAGRGGGRGRGGARGGRGRGGGPGMTREQLDNQLDAYMSKTKGNLDAELDAYMAQADPEGME from the exons ATGAGTGCTCCCTCCTCCCAAAAAGTTGTGCTGAAAAGCACCACCAAGCAGTCCCTGAATGAGCG CTTCACTACCATGCTGAAGAACAAGGCGCCGACAGCGGTGAGTGTGCGAGCCACCATGCAGCAGCAACACATGGCCAGCGCCCGGAACCGTCGCCTCGCCCAGCAGATGGAGAACAGACCCTCTGTGCAGGCCGCCCTGCACCACAAGCAG AGCCTGAAGCAACGCCTGGGGAAGAGCAACATCCAGGCCAGGCTGGGCCGGCCCATCGGGGCCTTGATGCGGGGGGGTGCTGGAGGCCGGGGATTTTCCATTGGAGGGATGCGGGGGATGACCAGAGGGGGTCTGCGAGGCCGCGGCAGAGGAGGAGCCCTGAGGGGAGCTATGGCTCTGAGAG GCATGGGCCAGATGCGTGGCAGAGGGGGTCCAGGCCGGGTGGCCCACCGTAGGGGGATGCGTCAGAGAGGAGGGTTTGCTGGTCGTGGAGGTGCCTTCGGAAGAGGAGTGGGAGTCAGGG GACGAGGCGGTCTGCGTGGGCGTGGTAGCTTTGCCGGCAGGGGTGGTGGCCGCGGTCGTGGGGGGGCAAGAGGAGGCCGGGGCAGGGGAGGTGGCCCAGGGATGACCCGCGAGCAGCTGGACAACCAGCTTGACGCCTACATGTCCAAGACCAAGGGCAACCTGGACGCTGAGCTGGATGCGTACATGGCCCAGGCTGACCCAGAGGGCATGGAGTGA
- the LOC139392303 gene encoding chromatin target of PRMT1 protein-like isoform X3, translated as MLKNKAPTAVSVRATMQQQHMASARNRRLAQQMENRPSVQAALHHKQSLKQRLGKSNIQARLGRPIGALMRGGAGGRGFSIGGMRGMTRGGLRGRGRGGALRGAMALRGNRLVPGMGQMRGRGGPGRVAHRRGMRQRGGFAGRGGAFGRGVGVRGRGGLRGRGSFAGRGGGRGRGGARGGRGRGGGPGMTREQLDNQLDAYMSKTKGNLDAELDAYMAQADPEGME; from the exons ATGCTGAAGAACAAGGCGCCGACAGCGGTGAGTGTGCGAGCCACCATGCAGCAGCAACACATGGCCAGCGCCCGGAACCGTCGCCTCGCCCAGCAGATGGAGAACAGACCCTCTGTGCAGGCCGCCCTGCACCACAAGCAG AGCCTGAAGCAACGCCTGGGGAAGAGCAACATCCAGGCCAGGCTGGGCCGGCCCATCGGGGCCTTGATGCGGGGGGGTGCTGGAGGCCGGGGATTTTCCATTGGAGGGATGCGGGGGATGACCAGAGGGGGTCTGCGAGGCCGCGGCAGAGGAGGAGCCCTGAGGGGAGCTATGGCTCTGAGAG GGAATCGCCTTGTCCCAGGCATGGGCCAGATGCGTGGCAGAGGGGGTCCAGGCCGGGTGGCCCACCGTAGGGGGATGCGTCAGAGAGGAGGGTTTGCTGGTCGTGGAGGTGCCTTCGGAAGAGGAGTGGGAGTCAGGG GACGAGGCGGTCTGCGTGGGCGTGGTAGCTTTGCCGGCAGGGGTGGTGGCCGCGGTCGTGGGGGGGCAAGAGGAGGCCGGGGCAGGGGAGGTGGCCCAGGGATGACCCGCGAGCAGCTGGACAACCAGCTTGACGCCTACATGTCCAAGACCAAGGGCAACCTGGACGCTGAGCTGGATGCGTACATGGCCCAGGCTGACCCAGAGGGCATGGAGTGA